GCGGTCTTCATTGTCGTGATCCTCGGCGGTCTCCTCCAGGTCGTCTCGGGCGTCAACATCTTCCGCCTGATGAAGTACCTGGCCCGCGAGTACCTGCTGATCTTCTCCACGTCCTCCTCCGAAGCCGCCCTGCCCCGCCTGATCGCGAAGATGGAACACCTCGGTGTGTCCAAGCCGGTCGTCGGCGTCACTGTCCCCACCGGTTACTCGTTCAACCTGGACGGCACGGCCATCTACCTGACCATGGCCTCCCTGTTCGTCGCCAACGCCATGGGCACCCCGCTGGACCTGGGCGCCCAGATCTCGCTGCTGATCTTCATGATCATCGCCTCCAAGGGCGCCGCCGGTGTCACCGGCGCCGGCCTGGCCACCCTGGCCGCAGGCCTCCAGGCCCACCGGCCGGAGCTGCTCGGCGGCGTCGGCATGATCGTGGGCATTGACCGCTTCATGTCCGAGGCCCGTGCGCTGACCAACTTCACCGGCAACGCCGTCGCGACCATCCTGATCGGCACCTGGGTCAAGGAGATCGACGGCGGGCAGGTCGAACGCGTCCTCTCCGGCGCCGAGCCCTTCGACGAGCAGACCATGATCGCCGGGCACAGCGCCGCGCAGCCCGCAGTTGAGCCGGCCTCCCACCCGGCGCAGCCGGTCCCTGCCAACGCCTAAGCACCCGCAGCGGCACTCTCAGATCACCCCAAGACCGCCCGGACGCCTAACCCGCGTCCGGGCGGTTTTGCGCGGTCGAGGGATCCGCCGGCCAGCAACCCTCGACCTCTACCAGAGGGTCAGACGCGCCGGGCGGCGGTTGTCAAGGTCCGTCGAATACCGTGTCGGGGGCTGTAACCTTGGGAGGAATAACGATCCGTCCCGGACGGCGCCAGCCTCAGCAGGCAGCGCCGAACCAGCCGGATCCGGCAGGAAAATCACCGTCATCGAAAGTGTGGATAGATACGTGAGCAGCGAACAGGGTTCAGCCACTCTGGAAGGCACCGAACTCGACCTGGAAGACGCCGTGATGGGCCCCACCGGGCGCCCTTACCGCGATTTCCCGGAACCCGCGCCGCTGTCCTCGCACGGCCCGGCCCGGGTCATCGCCATGGTCAACCAGAAGGGCGGCGTGGGCAAGACCACGTCCACCATCAACCTGGCCGCGGCCCTGGCCGAATACGGACGCCGTGTCCTCCTGGTCGACTTCGATCCGCAGGGCGCGCTCTCCGCCGGACTGGGCACCAACCCGCACGAACTGGACCTGACGGTCTACAACGTCCTGATGGACCGCAAAGTCGATATCCGCGACGCCATCCAGAAGACCGGCGTCGAGAACGTGGACCTGCTGCCGGCCAACATCGACCTCTCTGCCGCTGAAGTCCAACTGGTGAATGAGGTCGCCCGCGAACAGGTCCTGGACCGGGCGCTGAAGAAGGTCGAG
The nucleotide sequence above comes from Arthrobacter sp. KBS0702. Encoded proteins:
- a CDS encoding ParA family protein codes for the protein MSSEQGSATLEGTELDLEDAVMGPTGRPYRDFPEPAPLSSHGPARVIAMVNQKGGVGKTTSTINLAAALAEYGRRVLLVDFDPQGALSAGLGTNPHELDLTVYNVLMDRKVDIRDAIQKTGVENVDLLPANIDLSAAEVQLVNEVAREQVLDRALKKVEDDYDVVLIDCQPSLGLLTVNALTAAHGVIIPLICEFFALRAVALLVETIDKVQDRLNPRLQVDGVLATMYDARTLHGREVIARLVEAFGDKVFETVIKRSIKFADATVAAEPITSYAGNHAGADAYRRLAKELISRGGAP